A single window of Jiangella alkaliphila DNA harbors:
- a CDS encoding M3 family metallopeptidase: MQTPGAEAQNPFDAISELPYRLPPFERIENAHYGPAFERGMSEQLAEVEAIATDPEPPTFENTLVALERSGQLLQRVAAVFFNQASSDADDEIQAIQAEISPKLAAHSDAIHLDGRLFARIEALLPSAGDLDPESRRLVERYHLDFVRAGAGLTDGQQARLREINEELSALQTAFQNKLLNDTNATAVLVDDAAELDGLAADAVTAAAETARERGLDGQYVITLGLPSGQPVLTSLTNRALRERIHRASISRGAHGDENDTLPTAARIATLRAERAALFGHPDHATYVLEDSTAKTPAAVHDMLGKLTPAAVANAHAEAAKLQAAIGDEFELQAWDWAHYSDQVRRQTYDIDAAQLRPYFELDRVLRDGVFYAAGKLYGLSFTERTDLVAYHPDARVFEVFDEDGSGLGLFVGDFFTRDSKRGGAWMNSFVEQSELLGTKPVVINNLNIVKPPAGEPALLTFDEVNTMFHEFGHALHGLFSDVTYPTFSGTNVLRDFVEFPSQVNEMWAVWPEVLANYAVHHETGEPLPQELVQRLLDSQLWGEGFATTEYLAATLLDLAWHEIAPGTVVEDPLAFEAAALEQAGVALESVPPRYRTSYFAHVFSGGYSAGYYSYIWSEVLDADTVEWFKDNGGLLRANGDHFRRELLSRGGSIDSMLAFRNFRGRDPQIEPLLVRRGLTH; encoded by the coding sequence ATGCAGACTCCTGGCGCGGAAGCGCAGAATCCGTTCGACGCCATCAGCGAGCTGCCGTACCGGCTGCCACCGTTCGAGCGCATCGAGAACGCCCACTACGGTCCGGCGTTCGAGCGGGGCATGTCCGAGCAGCTCGCCGAGGTCGAGGCCATCGCCACCGACCCCGAGCCGCCGACGTTCGAGAACACCCTCGTGGCGCTCGAACGGTCCGGGCAGCTGCTGCAGCGCGTGGCGGCGGTGTTCTTCAACCAGGCGTCGTCCGACGCGGACGACGAGATCCAGGCCATCCAGGCCGAGATCTCGCCGAAGCTGGCCGCCCACTCCGACGCCATCCACCTCGACGGACGGCTGTTCGCGCGCATCGAGGCGCTGCTGCCGTCGGCCGGTGACCTCGACCCGGAGTCGCGGCGGCTGGTGGAGCGCTACCACCTCGACTTCGTCCGCGCCGGCGCCGGGCTGACCGACGGGCAGCAGGCTCGACTGCGCGAGATCAACGAGGAGCTGTCCGCGCTCCAGACGGCCTTCCAGAACAAGCTGCTCAACGACACCAACGCGACGGCCGTCCTGGTCGACGACGCCGCCGAGCTCGACGGGCTGGCCGCCGACGCCGTCACCGCCGCGGCCGAGACCGCCCGCGAGCGCGGCCTCGACGGCCAGTACGTCATCACGCTGGGGCTGCCGAGCGGCCAGCCGGTGCTGACGTCGCTCACGAACCGGGCGCTGCGCGAGCGCATCCACCGCGCGTCGATCAGCCGCGGAGCGCACGGCGACGAGAACGACACCCTGCCGACGGCCGCGCGCATCGCGACGCTGCGGGCCGAGCGGGCGGCGCTGTTCGGCCACCCCGACCACGCCACGTACGTGCTCGAGGACAGCACCGCCAAGACGCCCGCCGCCGTCCACGACATGCTCGGCAAGCTGACCCCGGCCGCCGTCGCCAACGCGCACGCCGAGGCGGCCAAGCTGCAGGCGGCCATCGGCGACGAGTTCGAGCTGCAGGCGTGGGACTGGGCGCACTACTCCGACCAGGTCCGGCGCCAGACCTACGACATCGACGCCGCGCAGCTGCGGCCGTACTTCGAGCTGGACCGGGTGCTGCGCGACGGCGTGTTCTACGCGGCCGGGAAGCTGTATGGCCTGTCGTTCACCGAGCGCACCGACCTCGTCGCCTACCACCCCGACGCCCGCGTCTTCGAGGTGTTCGACGAGGACGGCAGCGGGCTCGGCCTGTTCGTCGGCGACTTCTTCACCCGCGACTCCAAGCGCGGCGGCGCCTGGATGAACTCCTTCGTCGAGCAGTCCGAGCTGCTGGGCACCAAGCCCGTCGTCATCAACAACCTCAACATCGTCAAGCCGCCGGCCGGCGAGCCTGCGCTGCTGACGTTCGACGAGGTCAACACCATGTTCCACGAGTTCGGCCACGCCCTGCACGGCCTGTTCTCCGACGTCACCTACCCGACGTTCTCCGGCACCAACGTGCTGCGCGACTTCGTCGAGTTCCCGTCGCAGGTCAACGAGATGTGGGCGGTCTGGCCCGAGGTGCTGGCCAACTACGCCGTTCACCACGAGACCGGCGAGCCGCTCCCCCAGGAGCTGGTCCAGCGGCTGCTCGACTCGCAGCTCTGGGGCGAGGGCTTCGCGACGACGGAGTACCTGGCGGCGACGCTGCTCGACCTCGCGTGGCACGAGATCGCGCCGGGCACCGTCGTCGAGGACCCGCTGGCGTTCGAGGCGGCCGCGCTCGAGCAGGCCGGCGTCGCGCTGGAGTCGGTGCCGCCGCGCTACCGGACGTCGTACTTCGCGCACGTCTTCTCCGGCGGCTACAGCGCGGGCTACTACTCCTACATCTGGAGCGAGGTCCTCGACGCCGACACCGTCGAGTGGTTCAAGGACAACGGCGGCCTGCTGCGCGCCAACGGCGACCACTTCCGCCGCGAGCTGCTCTCGCGCGGCGGCAGTATCGACTCGATGCTGGCGTTCCGCAACTTCCGCGGCCGCGACCCGCAGATCGAGCCGCTGCTGGTCCGCCGTGGCCTCACCCACTAG
- a CDS encoding BTAD domain-containing putative transcriptional regulator: protein MRIGILGPLEVRDDDAPVYVAGARLRTLLIILAIAPGRLVPAAQLVDGIWGDDPPAGAANALQALVSRLRRALPGLAVESHPAGYRLALDPDAVDAARFERLVAAARSAPDDAALEDGLRAALALWRGPALLDVAESEYFEAARARLEELRLTATEDRVDAALRLGRGAGLTTELTTLVAEYPLRERLVGQLLRALVAAGRPAAALAAYERTREALADELGTDPSAELAALHTSILRGELPPAAPAAAAPPPVPAAAPAERPASRTNLRAGLTSFVGRDADVARVRDLVGEYRLTTLTGPGGSGKTRLAGEASRALVDRMPDGVWLVELAPVADGADLPAALLGALDLRDQTFGITTDDPAGRLVAALRTRTALLVLDNCEHVIDAAAALADRLLGECPDLRILATSREPLGITGEAVWPVEPLALPPEHDGDAGDLLRFDAVRLLVDRARAVRPGFALTDADAPAVARICRALDGMPLAIELAAARLRTITVEQLAARLDDRFHLLTGGSRTALPRHQTLRAVVDWSWELLPEPERVVLRRLAVFVHGATAEAAARVCGDGADVLDQLISLSDKSLLVVDDDGDTPRYRMLETIKAYGRERLVEAGELETARRAHMSWLIELAETAEPYLHRAEQLEWLRRLRAAHDDITAGLRRAIAADDAENAIRLVVACGWYWWLGGHKAEGTELAIQALSVPGDTDREARATACAAVAFLITSGVGDLRDAAKWVQQARNLTVGIERPGPFLRFMAPLSVILDPEHDPRATLAAALEPLLNDPDPWFRAQARMTRAQMLGSKDREADVSTALAEFRAAGERWGISYALTMLADLHARRGELDLAIERYDEAIVVITEIGTIDDVVIMRSRLAQLRWLVGDHAGSAAAVAQAERDAEQVTWADGLAIMALNRAGLATWAGDSATARQQLERAQALLRDVPVHPVFQAVVLETQARLDASEGRWDAAAEARAEALGAVMTGEADEESVGHVLAGIVEHALRADRPADAVRLLAGIDVLAGGLDRSVPQAVHAEEAARAALGDGAASEVLAATKRELLAVDGDAAGSRVRELAASVLGLPIP, encoded by the coding sequence GTGCGCATCGGGATCCTGGGACCGCTGGAGGTCCGCGACGACGACGCGCCGGTCTATGTGGCCGGCGCGCGGCTGCGCACACTGCTGATCATCCTGGCGATCGCGCCGGGCCGGCTGGTACCGGCGGCCCAGCTGGTCGACGGCATCTGGGGCGACGACCCGCCGGCCGGGGCCGCGAACGCCCTGCAGGCGCTGGTGTCGCGGCTGCGGCGGGCGCTGCCGGGGCTGGCGGTCGAGTCGCACCCGGCCGGTTACCGGCTGGCGCTGGACCCGGACGCCGTGGACGCCGCGCGGTTCGAGCGGCTGGTCGCGGCCGCCCGGTCCGCGCCCGACGACGCCGCGCTGGAGGACGGGCTGCGGGCGGCGCTGGCGCTGTGGCGCGGGCCGGCGCTGCTCGACGTCGCGGAGTCGGAGTACTTCGAGGCCGCGCGGGCGCGGCTGGAGGAGCTGCGGCTGACGGCGACGGAGGACCGGGTCGACGCGGCGCTGCGGCTGGGCCGCGGCGCCGGGCTGACCACCGAGCTGACCACGCTGGTCGCCGAGTACCCGCTGCGCGAGCGGCTGGTGGGCCAGCTGCTGCGCGCGCTGGTCGCGGCCGGCCGCCCGGCCGCGGCGCTGGCGGCGTACGAGCGGACCCGCGAGGCGCTCGCCGACGAGCTGGGCACCGACCCGTCGGCCGAGCTGGCCGCGCTGCACACGAGCATCCTGCGCGGCGAGCTCCCGCCGGCCGCCCCGGCCGCGGCGGCGCCGCCGCCCGTACCTGCAGCCGCACCGGCGGAGCGGCCCGCGTCGCGGACCAACCTGCGCGCCGGACTGACCAGCTTCGTCGGCCGCGACGCCGACGTCGCCCGGGTGCGCGACCTCGTCGGCGAGTACCGGCTGACGACGTTGACCGGGCCGGGCGGGTCGGGCAAGACCCGGCTGGCCGGCGAGGCGTCCCGCGCGCTGGTCGACCGCATGCCCGACGGCGTGTGGCTGGTCGAGCTGGCCCCGGTCGCCGACGGCGCGGACCTGCCGGCCGCGCTGCTGGGCGCGCTGGACCTGCGCGACCAGACGTTCGGCATCACCACCGACGACCCTGCCGGGCGCCTGGTCGCGGCGCTGCGCACCCGCACCGCACTGCTCGTGCTGGACAACTGCGAGCACGTCATCGACGCCGCCGCAGCACTGGCCGACCGCCTGCTCGGCGAGTGCCCCGACCTGCGGATCCTCGCCACCAGCCGCGAGCCGCTGGGCATCACCGGCGAGGCGGTCTGGCCGGTCGAGCCGCTGGCGCTGCCGCCCGAGCACGACGGCGACGCCGGCGACCTGCTGCGCTTCGACGCCGTCCGGCTCCTGGTCGACCGTGCCCGCGCCGTCCGTCCCGGCTTCGCCCTGACCGACGCCGACGCGCCCGCCGTCGCCCGCATCTGCCGGGCGCTCGACGGCATGCCGCTGGCCATCGAGCTAGCCGCGGCCCGGCTGCGCACGATCACGGTCGAGCAGCTGGCCGCGCGGCTGGACGACCGGTTCCACCTGCTCACCGGCGGCAGCCGCACCGCGCTCCCCCGGCACCAGACGCTGCGCGCCGTCGTCGACTGGAGCTGGGAGCTGCTGCCCGAGCCCGAGCGCGTCGTGCTGCGCCGCCTGGCCGTGTTCGTGCACGGTGCGACGGCCGAGGCGGCGGCGCGGGTGTGCGGCGACGGCGCCGACGTCCTGGACCAGCTGATCTCGCTGAGCGACAAGTCGCTGCTGGTGGTCGACGACGACGGCGACACGCCGCGGTACCGGATGCTGGAGACGATCAAGGCGTACGGCCGGGAGCGGCTGGTCGAGGCCGGTGAGCTCGAGACCGCGCGCCGGGCGCACATGAGCTGGCTGATCGAGCTGGCCGAGACCGCCGAACCGTACCTGCACCGGGCCGAGCAGCTGGAGTGGCTGCGCCGGCTGCGCGCCGCGCACGACGACATCACGGCGGGGCTGCGTCGCGCCATCGCGGCCGATGACGCCGAGAACGCCATCCGGCTGGTGGTGGCCTGCGGCTGGTACTGGTGGCTCGGCGGTCACAAGGCCGAGGGGACCGAGCTGGCGATCCAGGCGCTGTCCGTGCCCGGCGACACCGACCGCGAGGCGCGGGCGACCGCCTGCGCCGCCGTCGCCTTCCTGATCACCAGCGGGGTGGGCGACCTCCGCGACGCCGCGAAGTGGGTCCAACAGGCCCGGAACCTCACCGTCGGCATCGAGAGGCCCGGGCCGTTCCTGCGGTTCATGGCGCCGCTGAGCGTGATCCTCGATCCCGAGCACGATCCGCGGGCGACCCTCGCGGCCGCCCTGGAGCCGCTGCTGAACGACCCCGACCCGTGGTTCCGTGCGCAGGCGCGGATGACCCGGGCGCAGATGCTCGGCTCGAAGGACCGCGAGGCCGACGTCAGCACCGCCCTGGCGGAGTTCCGCGCCGCCGGCGAGCGGTGGGGCATCTCGTACGCGCTCACCATGCTGGCCGACCTGCACGCCCGGCGCGGCGAGCTGGACCTCGCCATCGAGCGCTACGACGAGGCCATCGTCGTCATCACCGAGATCGGCACCATCGACGACGTCGTCATCATGCGCAGCCGGCTGGCCCAGCTGCGCTGGCTGGTCGGCGACCACGCGGGCAGCGCGGCGGCGGTCGCGCAGGCCGAACGCGACGCCGAGCAGGTCACCTGGGCCGACGGCCTGGCGATCATGGCGCTCAACCGGGCCGGCCTCGCCACCTGGGCCGGCGACTCGGCGACCGCGCGCCAGCAGCTGGAGCGGGCGCAGGCGCTGCTGCGCGACGTCCCGGTCCACCCGGTGTTCCAGGCGGTCGTGCTGGAGACGCAGGCCCGACTGGACGCCTCGGAGGGCCGGTGGGACGCTGCGGCCGAGGCCCGCGCGGAGGCGCTGGGCGCCGTCATGACCGGTGAGGCCGACGAGGAGTCGGTCGGGCACGTGCTGGCCGGCATCGTCGAGCACGCCCTGCGAGCGGACCGGCCGGCCGACGCCGTCCGGCTGCTGGCCGGCATCGACGTGCTGGCCGGCGGGCTGGACCGGTCCGTGCCCCAGGCCGTACACGCCGAAGAAGCCGCCCGCGCCGCACTGGGCGACGGGGCGGCCTCGGAGGTGCTGGCGGCGACGAAGCGCGAGCTCCTCGCCGTGGACGGCGACGCGGCCGGCTCGCGGGTGCGCGAGCTGGCCGCGTCGGTGCTCGGCCTCCCTATCCCTTGA
- a CDS encoding ABC transporter permease produces MSTLAYAARDSRTMLRRNMRRWARYPAMTLQLIGIPVIFLLMFAYVFGETLGAGLGGPAGDRGDYINYLVPGIIIMTVSASVQGTAISVAMDMHEGIIARFRTMAISRGAVLTGHVIGSFLQTLVGMVIVTGTAFAIGFRTNANAAEWLGAIGLLSLFAIALTWLAVGMGLQAKSVETASNVPTLLVLLPFLGSGFVPADSMPAGLRWFAEYQPFSPVIETVRGLLLGGLAGRDVALALGWTVALGVLGYFWSLKLFRRPPVKG; encoded by the coding sequence ATGAGTACCCTCGCCTACGCCGCCCGCGACTCCCGCACGATGCTGCGCCGGAACATGCGCCGGTGGGCCCGCTACCCCGCGATGACGCTGCAGCTGATCGGCATCCCGGTCATCTTCCTGCTGATGTTCGCCTACGTCTTCGGCGAGACTCTCGGCGCCGGGCTCGGCGGCCCGGCCGGCGACCGGGGCGACTACATCAACTACCTCGTCCCCGGCATCATCATCATGACGGTGTCGGCCTCGGTCCAGGGGACCGCGATCTCCGTCGCGATGGACATGCACGAGGGCATCATCGCCCGGTTCCGCACCATGGCGATCTCCCGTGGCGCGGTGCTCACCGGGCACGTGATCGGCAGCTTCCTGCAGACGCTGGTCGGCATGGTCATCGTCACCGGCACCGCCTTCGCGATCGGCTTCCGGACCAACGCCAACGCGGCAGAGTGGCTCGGCGCGATCGGCCTGCTCAGCCTGTTCGCCATCGCGCTGACCTGGCTGGCCGTCGGGATGGGCCTGCAGGCCAAGAGCGTGGAGACCGCGAGCAACGTGCCGACGCTGCTGGTGCTGCTGCCGTTCCTAGGCAGCGGGTTCGTCCCCGCCGACTCGATGCCGGCCGGCCTGCGCTGGTTCGCCGAGTACCAGCCGTTCAGCCCGGTGATCGAGACCGTCCGCGGGCTGCTGCTCGGCGGCCTGGCGGGTCGCGACGTCGCCCTGGCGCTCGGCTGGACCGTCGCGCTCGGCGTGCTCGGCTACTTCTGGTCGCTCAAGCTGTTCCGCCGCCCGCCGGTCAAGGGATAG
- a CDS encoding serine hydrolase domain-containing protein: MDSVRMVEQWPVDNAATAVVRAGGTVAGTHGDQHRAFRLASVTKPLTAYAVLIAVEEGAVHLDDPAGPEGSTVAHLLAHTSGLAFDEHKVAWAPGRRRLYSNAGFEQLADHVAKRSGIPFADYVRDGLLGPLGMTGTVYEGSPASGARSTVADLARFAAELLSPALLDPSTLQQATTVQFPGLVGVLPGFGMQSPNDWGLGFELRDGKSPHWTGATNSPRTFGHFGQAGTFLWVDPELDAACVALADRDFGSWAAENWPVYSDAVVAELRA, from the coding sequence ATGGACAGCGTGCGCATGGTGGAGCAGTGGCCGGTCGACAACGCGGCGACGGCCGTGGTGCGGGCCGGCGGCACGGTGGCGGGGACGCACGGCGACCAGCACCGCGCGTTCCGGCTGGCGTCGGTGACGAAGCCGCTGACGGCCTACGCCGTGCTCATCGCGGTGGAGGAGGGCGCCGTGCACCTCGACGACCCCGCCGGGCCCGAGGGCTCCACCGTCGCGCACCTGCTGGCGCACACGTCCGGCCTGGCCTTCGACGAGCACAAGGTCGCCTGGGCGCCCGGCCGGCGCCGGTTGTACTCCAACGCCGGCTTCGAGCAGCTGGCCGACCACGTCGCGAAGCGGTCGGGCATCCCGTTCGCCGACTACGTCCGCGACGGCCTGCTCGGCCCGCTCGGCATGACCGGGACGGTCTACGAGGGGTCACCGGCGTCGGGCGCGCGGTCGACGGTGGCCGACCTCGCCCGGTTCGCCGCCGAGCTGCTCTCCCCCGCCCTGCTTGACCCGTCCACCCTCCAGCAGGCGACCACGGTGCAGTTCCCTGGCCTGGTCGGCGTGCTGCCCGGCTTCGGCATGCAGAGCCCCAACGACTGGGGCCTCGGCTTCGAGCTCCGCGACGGCAAGTCCCCGCACTGGACGGGCGCGACGAACTCGCCGCGCACGTTCGGCCACTTCGGCCAGGCCGGCACCTTCCTCTGGGTCGACCCAGAGCTGGACGCCGCCTGCGTCGCGCTGGCCGACCGCGACTTCGGCTCCTGGGCGGCCGAGAACTGGCCCGTGTACAGCGACGCCGTCGTCGCCGAGCTGCGGGCGTAG